From the Tetrapisispora phaffii CBS 4417 chromosome 10, complete genome genome, one window contains:
- the CIR1 gene encoding Cir1p (similar to Saccharomyces cerevisiae YGR207C; ancestral locus Anc_5.126): protein MSSKSYLRILVPVKRAIDYQIRPRLVDGTINTKGIKFSINPFDDIAVEEALRIKESHNDKVENVHCVSIGQNKAQDIIRNCLAKGVDSSTLIDSGDASLEPLAIAKLLKKMVEKSNSNLIILGKQAIDDDSSNTGQILAGLLNWPQATNAAKVELLEGDKIKVTREIDGGEEYLVSSLPMVITTDLRLNTPRYVSLSKLMKAKKLPIEKLGLDHELFKDVDTGSQLKVIKLEEPKPRDAGIQVDSVAELITKIRADKLI, encoded by the coding sequence ATGTCTTCAAAATCGTACTTGCGTATTTTGGTCCCAGTTAAGAGAGCCATTGATTATCAGATCAGACCAAGGTTAGTAGATGGTACTATCAACACAAAAGGTATCAAATTCAGTATCAACCCTTTCGATGATATAGCCGTTGAGGAAGCCTTAAGAATTAAGGAGTCCCATAATGACAAAGTCGAAAATGTGCATTGTGTAAGCATTGGCCAAAACAAAGCTCAGGATATCATTAGAAATTGTTTAGCTAAAGGTGTCGATAGCTCAACATTAATTGATTCTGGAGATGCTTCACTAGAACCTCTCGCGATTGCaaagttattaaaaaaaatggtCGAAAAAAGTAActcaaatttaattatcCTAGGTAAGCAAGCAATTGACGATGATAGCAGCAATACAGGCCAAATATTAGCAGGTCTTTTGAATTGGCCACAAGCTACTAATGCAGCAAAAGTTGAACTACTAGAAGGTGATAAGATCAAAGTTACTAGAGAAATCGACGGTGGTGAAGAATATTTAGTTTCTTCTTTACCAATGGTTATCACTACAGATTTGAGATTAAACACTCCAAGATATGTAAgtctttcaaaattaatgaagGCAAAAAAACTACCAATAGAGAAACTTGGCTTAGATCAcgaattatttaaagatgttGATACTGGATCTCAATTGAAAGTCATAAAATTGGAGGAACCCAAACCAAGAGATGCAGGTATTCAAGTTGATTCAGTAGCTGAATtgataacaaaaataagGGCTGATAAGctgatttaa
- the TPHA0J03210 gene encoding choline-phosphate cytidylyltransferase (similar to Saccharomyces cerevisiae PCT1 (YGR202C); ancestral locus Anc_5.137), whose protein sequence is MANGKRRSILKKKISNSSLSNIFSLGKKRKLNELEDPKSAHINNVAVSNFRDNNGNNDRAPSNCMSWDEDSDKTQKRQHFSEDKKVSKEEKDYIEREKELNAKLPEELRRFRPAGYPFNIPRKDRPIRIYADGVFDLFHLGHMKQLEQCKKSFLNVTLICGVPSDEVTHKLKGLTVLTDKQRCETLRHCKWVDEVIADAPWCVTLDFLDEYNIDYVAHDDIPYVGTDSDDIYKPVKEIGKFLVTQRTEDVSTSDIITNIIRDYDKYLMRNFTRGATREELNISWMKQNELEFKKHINDFRSYFKKNQLQLNNAPKDLYFEVREMLLKKALGKKLYEKLTDNDSDKENNDDPKKFLNKTLTERKRLIEEGETSPAIDFANQYTGRKQPKSEKRFIERNINADDNVSGDDDQNEVSDNYLYSTSTSSTDSSSSNN, encoded by the coding sequence ATGGCTAATGGCAAGAGAAGAtcaatattgaagaagaagatatcaaattcttcattatcTAATATATTCAGTTTAGGGAAGAAGAGAAAACTGAATGAATTGGAAGATCCGAAGTCTGCCCATATAAATAACGTGGCAGTATCCAACTTTAGagataataatggtaataatgATAGGGCTCCGTCAAATTGCATGTCATGGGATGAAGACTCTGATAAAACACAAAAGCGTCAGCACTTTAGTGAGGATAAGAAGGTAagtaaagaagaaaaggaTTATATAGAGagagaaaaagaattgaatGCAAAATTACCTGAAGAACTTCGTAGATTTAGGCCTGCTGGATATCCATTTAATATACCACGAAAAGATAGACCAATTCGTATATATGCGGATGGTGTTTTTGACTTATTCCATCTAGGTCATATGAAGCAATTGGAGCAATGTAAAAAATCCTTTCTGAATGTCACGTTAATATGTGGTGTTCCAAGTGATGAAGTAACGCATAAGTTAAAAGGTTTAACCGTTCTTACAGATAAACAAAGATGCGAGACACTGAGACATTGTAAATGGGTCGACGAAGTTATCGCTGATGCACCATGGTGTGTTACCTTAGACTTTTTAGATGAGTATAATATTGACTATGTGGCTCATGATGATATTCCGTATGTTGGTACAGATAGtgatgatatttataaacCTGTAAAAGAAATTGGTAAATTTTTGGTAACACAAAGAACTGAAGATGTCTCAACTAGTGATATTataacaaatattattcGAGAttatgataaatatttaatgagAAATTTTACTAGAGGAGCTACAAGAGAAGAGTTGAATATATCATGGATGaaacaaaatgaattagaaTTTAAGAAACATATAAATGATTTCAGATCgtatttcaaaaagaatcaattgcaattaaataatgcCCCCAAAGATTTATATTTCGAGGTTCGAGAAATGCTATTAAAAAAAGCATTaggaaaaaaattatatgaaaaattaactgATAATGATTctgataaagaaaataatgatgacCCCAAAAAGTTTCTAAATAAAACTCTTacagaaagaaaaagattGATAGAGGAGGGTGAGACTTCTCCAGCAATTGATTTTGCTAATCAATACACAGGAAGGAAACAGCCCAAGAGTGAAAAGCGATTCAtagaaagaaatataaatgcaGATGATAATGTATCCGGGGATGACGATCAAAACGAAGTTAGTGACAATTACTTATATAGTACGTCAACTTCTTCAACTGATTCATCATCGagtaataattaa
- the CAL4 gene encoding Cal4p (similar to Saccharomyces cerevisiae YJR011C; ancestral locus Anc_5.150) yields MRASEMGTKNLDPQDIVNIELLDFDKKNREINDFTNRLSSGNNPADSKYITTCIDYFINVGCLVMDIMHFCYHIENTDKYIVDKVIQKSLQNSRKMFQAVLDVKEARLLELNNKYDEKYVLEQNEQGIVRDTSRLSDYRKIFDKKLITTIQREVEIIMGYCNVLFEKENDKKVRCQLILTNILTGLINANVFLQKIPIKSEIMNDTQLELRLNIFVTDIVRSWSSQVVVFNQFVFDELCQNQNIIREYCAEQKVEITTETLLKNVAEFNIFRKWLGVNVWGSKA; encoded by the coding sequence ATGAGAGCTTCTGAAATGGGAACGAAAAATTTAGATCCTCAAGATATTGTAAACATTGAATTACTTGATTTCGACAAAAAGAATCGTGAAATCAATGATTTTACCAACCGTCTATCATCTGGAAACAATCCAGCTGATTCAAAGTATATCACCACCTGTATAgattatttcattaatgtAGGGTGTCTGGTAATGGATATAATGCATTTTTGTTATCACATTGAAAACACcgataaatatattgttgaTAAAGTAATTCAGAAATCGTTGCAGAATTCACGAAAAATGTTTCAAGCTGTACTTGATGTTAAAGAGGCAAGACTACTGGAacttaataataaatatgatgaaaaatatgTGTTAGAGCAAAATGAGCAAGGGATCGTGAGAGATACTTCACGATTATCAGATTACAGAAAGATTTTTGATAAGAAATTAATTACAACAATACAGCGTGAAGTGGAAATCATAATGGGATACTGCAATGTTCTGTTtgagaaagaaaatgaCAAAAAAGTAAGATGTCAACTTATTCTGACAAACATACTTACTGGTCTTATTAACGCCAACGTATTCCTACAAAAAATTCCAATTAAAAGTGAAATAATGAACGATACACAACTTGAATTAcgtttgaatatatttgttaCTGATATAGTACGATCATGGTCTTCTCAAGTGGTAGTTTTTAATCAGTTTGTATTCGATGAGCTGTGTCAAAATCAGAACATAATAAGAGAATATTGCGCAGAGCAAAAGGTTGAAATTACCACAGAAAcattgttaaaaaatgtagctgaatttaatatattcaggAAATGGTTAGGAGTAAATGTTTGGGGAAGCAAGGCTTGA
- the SKI6 gene encoding exosome non-catalytic core subunit SKI6 (similar to Saccharomyces cerevisiae SKI6 (YGR195W); ancestral locus Anc_5.146), translated as MSRFEIYSPEGLRLDGRRWNEVRRFECSINTHAHAADGSSYLEQGNNKIITLVKGPKEPSLRSQANSLKATMDVSVNITRFSKFERSAISHKNERRVLEIQTALLRTFEKNIMLHLYPRTQISIQVHILQQDGGMFASLINGITLALIDAGIAMYDYVSGISIGLFDTTPLLDVNTLEENAMSTVTLGVIGKSEKLSLLSVEDKIPLDRLESVLAIGIAGAHRLRDLMDEELRKHAHKRVIKASTK; from the coding sequence ATGTCgagatttgaaatttattcaCCAGAAGGGTTAAGATTGGATGGACGTAGATGGAATGAGGTGCGTAGATTTGAATGTTCAATAAACACACATGCTCATGCAGCTGATGGTTCCTCATACCTGGAACAAGGAAATAATAAGATTATTACTTTAGTGAAAGGCCCAAAGGAACCTTCCTTACGTTCTCAAGCCAATTCTTTGAAGGCTACAATGGATGTATCTGTTAATATAACCAGattttctaaatttgaaagaagTGCAATTAGTcataaaaatgaaagacGTGTTTTAGAAATTCAAACTGCTCTTCTGCgtacttttgaaaaaaacaTCATGTTACATCTATACCCAAGAACTCAAATTAGCATACAGGTTCATATTTTGCAACAAGATGGCGGTATGTTCGCATCTTTAATCAATGGGATAACTTTAGCTCTAATTGATGCAGGTATCGCAATGTATGATTATGTGAGTGGAATATCAATTGGTCTATTTGATACAACCCCTTTATTAGATGTAAATACTTTAGAAGAAAATGCAATGAGTACAGTTACATTGGGTGTTATTGGTAAATCTGAAAAACTATCACTATTATCTGTAGAGGATAAAATACCACTAGATCGATTAGAAAGTGTTTTAGCAATTGGTATTGCTGGTGCGCATAGATTAAGAGATCTTATGGATGAAGAACTAAGAAAACATGCACATAAGAGAGTGATAAAAGCTTCAAccaaataa
- the TPHA0J03230 gene encoding uncharacterized protein, with protein sequence MSTSTVLETQTLFNKHIIFFNCAIGSTHFVRAADHELQHRNRHNTHAEKGGPIKPQSRVAAGNRKVFPSSRSMWHVRPFVCFFNCFSGEANPIRNLGTVARYLVTNRANGLGNTNVFLRPFATSIFSSIWLSPLHAILVHRTYIAAAMLARKREGRELAVPQEHPVRHDIYTYVYVSVTVFTSPTALRLGGKHNTRRAAIDMASSSQQAQVQGRPKRKLPMFDRATEMAQSPFSHHTALNAALHVHLRDTERRGYRVRPN encoded by the coding sequence ATGTCGACATCAACTGTCTTGGAAACACAGactttatttaataaacatataattttctttaattgtGCAATTGGCAGCACTCACTTCGTACGAGCAGCCGATCACGAGCTGCAGCACAGAAACAGACACAACACCCACGCGGAAAAGGGTGGCCCGATCAAGCCACAATCCAGGGTCGCAGCAGGGAATAGGAAGGTCTTCCCTAGCAGTCGTTCTATGTGGCATGTGCGCCCATTCGtttgttttttcaattgcttCTCCGGCGAAGCGAATCCCATTCGGAATCTCGGAACAGTGGCGCGCTACTTAGTCACCAACCGCGCGAACGGCCTCGGGAATACGAACGTGTTCCTTAGGCCGTTCGCCacttcaattttttcttccatTTGGCTTTCACCCCTTCACGCCATACTCGTACACAGAACCTATATTGCAGCTGCGATGTTGGCAAGGAAAAGGGAAGGCCGAGAACTGGCAGTACCACAAGAACATCCAGTAAGACAcgatatatatacttatgTGTATGTATCCGTCACGGTTTTCACATCGCCCACGGCACTCCGACTCGGCGGCAAACACAACACTAGACGAGCCGCTATCGACATGGCGTCCAGCTCGCAGCAGGCTCAAGTGCAGGGACGCCCAAAAAGGAAACTTCCCATGTTTGACCGGGCCACCGAGATGGCACAGTCGCCGTTTTCACACCACACCGCTCTTAACGCAGCGTTGCACGTTCATTTACGAGATACAGAGCGCAGGGGATACCGTGTCAGGCCCAACTAA